In Flammeovirgaceae bacterium 311, one DNA window encodes the following:
- a CDS encoding peptidyl-prolyl cis-trans isomerase (COG0652 Peptidyl-prolyl cis-trans isomerase (rotamase) - cyclophilin family) — protein sequence MKTAEIHTNKGVMKVEFFEKDAPGTVKNFVDLSKKGYYDGLSFHRVIPNFVVQGGCPDGTGAGGPGYTIPCELEGDNQYHDRGVLSMAHRGRNTGGSQFFICHNRQNTKHLDRQHTAFGKVVEGLDVIDQIRPGDQIERIVVNEKEEQGA from the coding sequence ATGAAAACCGCAGAAATTCATACGAATAAAGGTGTGATGAAGGTTGAATTTTTTGAGAAAGATGCACCTGGCACTGTCAAGAACTTTGTTGATCTTTCCAAAAAAGGTTATTATGATGGTCTTTCCTTCCACAGGGTTATACCAAACTTTGTGGTGCAGGGAGGCTGCCCCGATGGTACCGGTGCCGGCGGGCCTGGTTACACCATTCCCTGTGAGCTGGAGGGCGATAATCAGTACCACGATCGTGGCGTACTGTCCATGGCGCACCGCGGCCGTAACACAGGCGGTTCGCAGTTCTTTATCTGCCACAACCGCCAGAACACAAAGCACCTGGACCGCCAGCATACCGCTTTTGGTAAAGTGGTGGAGGGCCTGGATGTAATTGACCAGATACGCCCCGGAGACCAGATAGAAAGAATTGTAGTAAATGAGAAAGAAGAACAAGGGGCATAA